A single genomic interval of Arachis duranensis cultivar V14167 chromosome 7, aradu.V14167.gnm2.J7QH, whole genome shotgun sequence harbors:
- the LOC107496139 gene encoding heat shock protein 90-6, mitochondrial, whose translation MHRLSRRCSSLSAVLRHAAAPRRHLAVPLLSSISSVGEEDAKARWYSVLSSEKSRNYQNLKKDLFLGKRYESTAAESAESNSTPSERYEYQAEVSRLMDLIVNSLYSNKEVFLRELISNASDALDKLRFLGVTEPELLKDAVDFDIRIQADKDNGVITITDTGIGMTRQELVDCLGTIAQSGTAKFLKALKDSKDAAGDNNLIGQFGVGFYSAFLVSDKVTVSTKSPKSDKQYVWEGEANASSYTIREETDPEKLIPRGTRLTLHLKRDDKGFAHPERIEKLVKNYSQFVSFPIYTWQEKGYTKEVEVDEDPAEAKKDEEDGKTEKKKKTKTVVERYWDWELINETQPIWLRNPKEVTKEDYNEFYKKTFNEYLEPLASSHFTTEGEVEFRSILYVPAFAPTGKDDIINPKTKNIRLYVKRVFISDDFDGELFPRYLSFVKGVVDSNDLPLNVSREILQESRVVRIMRKRLVRKAFDMILGISMSDNREDYEKFWENFGKHLKLGCIEDRENHKRIAPLLRFFSSQSEEEPISLDEYVENMKPDQKDIYYIAADSVNSAKNTPFLERLAEKDLEVLFLVDPIDEVAIQNLKSYKEKNFVDISKEDLDLGDKNEEREKEMKQEFGQTCDWIKKHLGDKVASVQISNRLSSSPCVLVSGKFGWSANMERLMKAQSMGDASSLDFMRSRRVFEINPDHPIIRNLDAAFKTNPDDQDALRAIDLLYDAALVSSGFTPDNPAQLGGKIYEMMGMALTGKWSASSGQFHPTGTQPHVPETVEAEVVEPAEAGTQK comes from the exons ATGCACCGGCTATCAAGGCGCTGCTCCTCTCTATCCGCCGTCCTCCGCCATGCCGCCGCTCCTCGACGTCACCTCGCTGTTCCACTTCTATCTTCCATTTCTTCG GTAGGTGAGGAAGATGCTAAAGCTAGATGGTATTCCGTCTTAAGTTCAGAGAAATCTAGGAATTATCAAAACTTGAAGAAAGATTTGTTTTTGGGGAAGCGATATGAGTCTACTGCTGCAGAGTCTGCTGAATCCAACTCCACACCATCTGAGAGATATGAGTACCAAGCTGAG GTTAGCCGGCTCATGGACCTCATTGTTAACAGCTTGTATAGTAACAAGGAAGTGTTCCTTAGGGAACTTATCAG CAATGCAAGTGATGCCTTGGATAAGCTGCGGTTTCTGGGTGTTACAGAGCCTGAACTTTTGAAGGATGCTGTTGATTTTGATATCAGAATCCAAGCTGATAAAGATAATGGGGTTATCACTATCAC TGATACAGGTATTGGTATGACAAGACAAGAACTCGTTGATTGTCTTGGAACTATTGCACAGAGTGGCACTGCAAAATTTTTGAAGGCATTGAAG GATAGCAAGGATGCTGCTGGTGACAACAACTTAATTGGTCAATTTGGTGTTGGGTTCTATTCTGCTTTTCTGGTTTCTGATAAG GTAACTGTCTCAACCAAGAGCCCGAAATCTGATAAACAATATGTTTGGGAAGGAGAGGCAAATGCTAGCTCATATACCATTAGGGAAGAGACAGATCCTGAGAAGCTGATTCCAAGGGGAACTCGTCTTACACTGCATCTTAAG AGGGATGATAAAGGTTTTGCTCATCCAGAGCGAATtgaaaagcttgtgaaaaactATTCACAATTTGTCTCGTTCCCAATATACACTTGGCAGGAAAAAGGATATACCAAAGAA GTTGAGGTTGATGAGGATCCAGCTGAAGCAAAAAAAGACGAAGAAGATGGGAAGACTGAG aagaagaagaagactaaGACTGTTGTTGAGCGCTACTGGGATTGGGAGCTCATAAATGAGACCCAACCAATTTGG CTTCGTAACCCAAAAGAAGTCACTAAGGAGGATTACAATGAGTTTTACAAGAAAACTTTTAATGAGTATTTGGAACCATTAGCATCATCACACTTTACCACAGAG GGTGAAGTAGAATTTAGGTCTATACTATATGTTCCTGCCTTTGCTCCTACGGGGAAGGATGACATAATCAATCCCAAGACAAAGAATATAAGACTATATGTTAAGAGAGTATTCATTTCGGATGACTTTGATGGAGAGCTG TTCCCCCGATACTTAAGCTTTGTCAAGGGTGTGGTTGACTCAAATGACCTTCCACTCAATGTGTCACGTGAAATTCTCCAAGAAAGTCGCGTA GTGCGGATTATGAGGAAACGTTTAGTTCGGAAAGCTTTTGACATGATTTTGGGGATATCTATGAGTGATAACAGGGAG GACTATGAGAAGTTTTGGGAGAATTTTGGCAAACATTTGAAACTGGGTTGTATTGAAGATCGTGAGAATCACAAACGCATCGCCCCATTGCTTAGGTTTTTCTCATCCCAAAGTGAAGAAGAACCGATCAGCTTGGATGAATATGTTGAGAACATGAAGCCTGATCAGAAAGATATTTATTACATTGCAGCCGATAGTGTGAATAGTGCTAAGAACACACCTTTCTTGGAGAGACTTGCAGAGAAGGATCTTGAA GTACTGTTTCTGGTGGATCCAATTGATGAGGTTGCTATTCAAAACCTCAAGTCATATAAGGAAAAGAATTTTGTTGATATTAGCAAGGAAGACTTGGATCTAG GTGATAAGAatgaagaaagggaaaaggaGATGAAACAGGAATTCGGCCAAACTTGTGACTGGATTAAGAAACATTTGGGGGATAAAGTTGCAAGTGTGCAAATTTCAAACAGACTAAGCTCTTCACCCTGTGTTCTGGTGTCAGGAAAATTTGGTTGGTCTGCAAACATGGAAAG GCTAATGAAGGCACAATCTATGGGCGATGCCTCTAGCTTGGATTTCATGAGAAGCAGAAGGGTGTTTGAGATCAATCCTGACCACCCTATTATCAGGAACTTAGAT GCTGCATTCAAAACAAACCCTGATGATCAAGATGCCCTCAGAGCTATTGACCTTCTCTATGATGCAGCTTTGGTTTCCAGTGGATTTACG CCTGATAATCCAGCACAGCTTGGAGGGAAGATATACGAGATGATGGGTATGGCTCTGACCGGTAAATGGTCCGCCTCTTCTGGTCAGTTTCATCCCACTGGAACCCAGCCCCATGTCCCTGAAACCGTAGAAGCCGAGGTGGTTGAACCTGCTGAGGCAGGCACTCAGAAATGA